From Candidatus Zixiibacteriota bacterium, one genomic window encodes:
- a CDS encoding BamA/TamA family outer membrane protein produces the protein MFLLSNLANAAGGKNIKPKTLEIVINGDTIIVSVNSKDGDVKTVMLNEWDFPEKKTVKTDSGDSSFQINNELIISNDGIIIDGMKFSQADIDNLIFTNNDRDGLSINLKLPHKKYIYNNKKVIDASRYNAEDRVSFDNLVIDSDEVINGDVVSLTGDVKVYGKVFGDVVSIFGDVVMYEGSFAGGDIEAPFGEIITRSTAIIEGKPIPKIKHRHQTNDADFDLAARYNRVEGLVLLCGINYSDGKGELPDVDINAGYAFALKRWDYKLGLRQEFGNDWAAYFGGNIYRGAATPDEWIFEISENSISSLLFKEDFHDFYYRKGINGYVGQKLAGEAFIQLGYTSQANEVLTKNTNAALFGGNKNFRQNYSTVGDDPSILESINGDLRMIGLTIGWDNRLSESWPTSGQYAEVKWESAGDGIIADLGGDHSYDIVKAALYSSLKLTSKQHFGFWARGGYSDQQLPLNQWFFLGGVGSLRGYDYKEFAGNRYILANLDYYFDFSDDFTASLFADVGKVGFGEQEYNDSKCKTDIGIGLIVNEVLRIDIAQRFDETSKGPVVMGRLDLHF, from the coding sequence ATGTTTTTACTCAGCAATCTTGCTAACGCCGCCGGCGGTAAAAATATAAAACCCAAAACATTAGAAATTGTCATTAATGGCGATACCATTATAGTATCGGTAAATAGTAAAGACGGCGATGTCAAAACGGTAATGCTGAACGAGTGGGACTTTCCTGAAAAAAAGACTGTAAAAACTGATAGCGGCGATTCCTCCTTTCAAATTAATAATGAATTAATTATCAGCAATGATGGAATTATTATCGACGGAATGAAATTTTCTCAAGCAGATATTGATAATCTAATATTTACCAATAATGACCGCGATGGATTAAGCATTAATTTAAAATTGCCGCATAAAAAATATATTTACAACAATAAAAAAGTAATTGATGCCAGCAGATATAATGCTGAAGACCGTGTAAGTTTTGACAATCTGGTAATAGACTCTGATGAAGTTATTAATGGTGATGTGGTCTCATTAACCGGCGACGTTAAGGTGTATGGCAAGGTTTTCGGCGATGTCGTTTCGATATTTGGTGATGTTGTTATGTATGAAGGCAGTTTTGCCGGCGGTGATATAGAGGCGCCGTTTGGTGAGATTATAACTCGCAGTACTGCAATAATAGAAGGTAAACCAATACCAAAAATAAAACATCGCCATCAAACAAATGACGCTGATTTTGACTTAGCGGCTCGATATAACCGAGTTGAGGGTTTGGTTTTGCTATGTGGCATTAATTACAGCGACGGCAAGGGGGAACTACCTGATGTTGATATAAATGCCGGGTATGCGTTCGCGCTGAAGAGATGGGATTATAAATTAGGCTTGCGTCAGGAGTTTGGCAACGATTGGGCAGCTTATTTTGGCGGCAATATATATCGCGGCGCTGCTACGCCGGATGAATGGATATTTGAAATTTCCGAAAATTCAATCTCAAGCCTGCTTTTCAAAGAAGATTTTCACGATTTCTATTACCGCAAAGGTATAAATGGCTATGTTGGACAAAAACTGGCTGGCGAGGCATTCATACAGCTCGGCTACACATCCCAAGCAAATGAAGTTTTAACTAAGAACACAAATGCAGCGCTGTTTGGCGGCAATAAAAATTTCCGTCAAAATTATTCGACAGTCGGTGATGATCCCTCTATACTTGAAAGCATCAATGGCGATTTACGGATGATAGGATTGACAATCGGCTGGGATAATCGTTTGAGCGAATCATGGCCAACCTCCGGGCAGTATGCCGAAGTAAAATGGGAATCAGCCGGCGATGGAATAATTGCTGACTTAGGCGGCGACCACTCATATGATATCGTAAAAGCCGCTTTATATAGCAGCCTGAAACTTACCAGTAAACAACATTTTGGTTTTTGGGCAAGAGGCGGCTATTCCGACCAGCAATTGCCGTTAAACCAATGGTTCTTCCTTGGCGGAGTCGGTTCATTAAGAGGCTATGATTACAAGGAGTTTGCCGGCAACAGATATATCCTGGCAAACTTAGACTACTATTTCGATTTTTCTGATGATTTCACTGCCTCTTTATTCGCCGATGTCGGCAAAGTCGGTTTCGGCGAGCAAGAGTATAATGATAGTAAATGCAAAACTGATATTGGTATTGGTCTTATTGTCAATGAAGTGCTGCGTATTGATATCGCCCAGAGGTTTGATGAAACCAGCAAGGGGCCGGTTGTGATGGGTCGGCTTGACCTTCACTTTTAG
- a CDS encoding sulfotransferase gives MGKTKKRRKLKHKRKTGAAINISDIQNLFQQAVFKHQSGQLQQAEQLYIRILKTIPDNTDVLNNLGIAQQGQGKLDEALDSFNRARRINPNDAETYNNIGNVFQAKDMPDEAIENYHHVLKIKPEHEKACNNLGLALLEQDKADEAVASFNRAININPGFADAYNNLGNVLKELGRLDEADDNYRKAIKVDPNFAKAYTNMAYIKKHADYNDDIRAMEDLIEKPELTDMQKMHLCFGLGKAFEDLHEYEKSFGFIKDGNKLKRSNYNYYISDDEKHFNRIINTFDERMFQQYSGSGCKDNTPIFIVGMPRSGTSLIEQILASHHDIYGAGELLYMGKIISGAGYKAEYGKFPDYLSNLNRDDLIRLGQDYVNHLRRHSSSAKHITDKMPHNFLHIGLIKLILPNAKIIHCRRDPMDTCFSCYKTHFTGALKFAYDMTELGQYYNLYQNLMAHWHKVMPGYILDVRYEDVINDQQSQTERMLDFLDLSWDDACLSFHKTKRPVRTASSVQVRNPIYSSSIKLWKHHEKQLEPLLKALSISKEKSMVIESSNQTADIEILS, from the coding sequence ATGGGCAAGACTAAAAAACGTCGCAAATTAAAACATAAAAGAAAAACCGGCGCTGCTATTAATATATCCGATATACAAAACCTGTTTCAGCAAGCGGTTTTTAAGCATCAGTCAGGACAATTACAGCAGGCAGAACAGTTATATATCCGAATACTAAAAACAATTCCGGATAATACTGACGTTTTAAATAATCTTGGCATTGCTCAACAGGGACAGGGTAAATTAGATGAAGCGCTCGATAGTTTCAATCGGGCGCGGAGAATCAATCCAAACGATGCCGAGACATACAACAATATCGGCAATGTATTTCAGGCGAAAGATATGCCGGATGAAGCGATTGAAAATTATCATCACGTCTTGAAAATTAAACCTGAACATGAAAAAGCATGCAACAACCTTGGCTTGGCGCTTTTAGAACAAGACAAGGCGGATGAAGCGGTTGCCAGCTTTAATCGAGCAATAAATATCAATCCCGGCTTTGCGGATGCATATAATAATCTCGGCAATGTTTTAAAAGAGCTTGGCAGGCTTGATGAAGCTGATGATAACTATCGCAAAGCAATCAAAGTTGACCCGAACTTTGCTAAGGCATACACGAATATGGCATATATAAAGAAGCACGCCGATTATAATGATGATATCAGGGCAATGGAAGACTTGATAGAAAAGCCTGAACTTACAGATATGCAGAAAATGCATCTATGTTTCGGATTGGGAAAAGCGTTCGAGGACCTGCATGAGTATGAGAAGTCATTCGGCTTTATCAAGGATGGCAATAAACTTAAGAGAAGTAATTATAACTACTATATCTCAGACGATGAGAAACACTTTAATAGGATAATTAATACATTCGATGAACGGATGTTTCAACAGTATTCCGGCTCTGGCTGCAAGGACAATACTCCGATATTCATTGTGGGCATGCCTCGTTCGGGCACATCGTTGATTGAACAGATACTGGCAAGCCATCATGATATATATGGCGCGGGCGAACTGCTATATATGGGAAAGATAATATCAGGGGCAGGCTATAAGGCAGAGTATGGCAAGTTTCCCGATTATTTAAGCAATCTTAATCGAGATGATTTAATTAGGCTTGGGCAGGATTATGTAAATCACCTCAGACGACATTCGTCATCGGCAAAACATATAACCGATAAGATGCCTCATAATTTCCTGCATATAGGTTTGATAAAATTGATTTTGCCGAACGCAAAGATTATTCATTGCCGGCGCGACCCGATGGATACCTGCTTTTCATGCTATAAAACTCATTTTACGGGGGCGCTCAAATTCGCGTATGATATGACTGAACTGGGACAGTATTACAATCTTTATCAGAATCTTATGGCGCATTGGCATAAGGTAATGCCGGGTTATATCCTTGATGTTCGATACGAGGATGTTATTAACGACCAGCAATCACAGACGGAACGGATGTTGGATTTTCTCGATTTGTCATGGGATGATGCTTGTCTATCGTTTCATAAAACCAAAAGGCCGGTGCGAACCGCCAGTTCTGTGCAGGTGCGAAATCCAATATACAGCAGTTCTATCAAACTCTGGAAACACCATGAAAAGCAATTGGAGCCTTTGTTAAAGGCGCTCAGTATATCAAAAGAAAAAAGTATGGTTATAGAGTCGAGTAATCAAACGGCTGATATTGAAATCTTAAGCTGA
- a CDS encoding ketoacyl-ACP synthase III — MKKNIYSIVTGTGCYIPTRKIPNEDFLKNEFYDPGGNKFDKTNDEIVSKLVEITGIVERRYVTDDLVNSNIAFFAAQEALESSKTDKESLDYIIVAHNFGDVKKDNKRSDFVPSLAARVKHTLKIENPKTIAYDLPFGCPGWLQAMIQADYYIKSGDAKRALVIGADTLSRISDPHDRDSMIYADGAGATIIEGIESDEPVGILSHAARSDTLDYAYMLRMDKTCSPNNHSDELYLKMNGHKLYQYAITTVPLVVREGLDKAGLSLDDVDNVLIHQANAKMDEVILKRIYKLYGEKNIPPYVMPMIISRLGNTSVATLPTLLDLLYKDKIENYNAKKDNILVFASVGAGMNINSMVYRIP, encoded by the coding sequence ATGAAGAAAAATATCTATTCTATAGTTACGGGAACTGGCTGTTATATCCCAACGAGAAAAATTCCTAATGAGGATTTTCTTAAAAATGAGTTTTATGACCCTGGCGGCAATAAATTCGATAAAACAAATGATGAGATTGTAAGCAAACTCGTGGAGATAACCGGCATCGTTGAAAGGAGATACGTTACTGACGATCTTGTTAATTCCAATATCGCTTTCTTCGCGGCGCAAGAAGCGCTCGAATCATCGAAAACAGACAAAGAAAGTCTCGATTACATAATAGTAGCTCATAATTTCGGTGATGTTAAAAAAGACAATAAACGATCCGATTTTGTTCCCAGTCTTGCGGCAAGAGTTAAGCATACTTTAAAAATTGAAAATCCCAAAACAATCGCATATGATTTGCCATTTGGCTGTCCCGGCTGGCTTCAGGCGATGATACAGGCTGATTATTATATCAAATCGGGAGATGCCAAGCGAGCTTTGGTTATTGGCGCCGACACCCTTTCCCGTATTTCCGATCCCCATGACCGGGATAGCATGATATATGCAGATGGCGCCGGCGCAACCATTATCGAGGGCATAGAAAGCGATGAACCGGTTGGAATATTATCACATGCCGCCAGGTCTGATACCCTGGATTACGCCTATATGCTGCGGATGGATAAAACTTGCAGCCCTAATAATCATAGCGATGAATTGTACCTCAAGATGAACGGTCATAAATTATACCAGTATGCAATAACTACGGTTCCGCTGGTTGTCAGGGAGGGTCTTGATAAAGCAGGATTGTCTCTTGACGATGTTGATAATGTGCTTATCCATCAAGCAAATGCCAAGATGGATGAAGTGATATTAAAGCGCATTTATAAATTATATGGCGAGAAAAATATTCCGCCTTACGTAATGCCGATGATTATATCACGGTTGGGAAATACCTCGGTAGCCACTTTGCCGACTCTGCTTGACCTGCTGTATAAGGATAAGATTGAGAACTACAACGCTAAAAAAGACAATATTTTAGTATTTGCCTCGGTTGGCGCTGGCATGAATATCAACTCTATGGTTTATCGAATCCCGTGA